One window of Legionella pneumophila subsp. pneumophila str. Philadelphia 1 genomic DNA carries:
- a CDS encoding ubiquinone biosynthesis accessory factor UbiJ has translation MLKEYSLKALQTAINQAMKLDEQMPQKLQKLDGKTLEMVITPLNVNFYIRFKGSEMQLLHRIDGRPDTIIHSNPIGLIRLSLLPTSKARSLFNDKIRISGDIELGQSVKKLFDEIDIDWEGHLAHFTGDVVAHQIGSFVRKGLEFKNQFSTSMQQNITEFLQEELRICPSRNELEDFFAEVDELVLSVDRLQAHINNLMSDDEGN, from the coding sequence AGCTTGATGAGCAAATGCCGCAAAAACTTCAAAAACTCGACGGCAAAACGCTTGAAATGGTCATTACCCCCTTAAATGTTAATTTTTACATTCGCTTTAAAGGGAGTGAAATGCAATTGCTCCATCGCATTGATGGGCGCCCTGATACAATCATTCACAGCAATCCGATAGGATTGATTCGCTTGAGCTTATTACCCACATCGAAAGCCCGCTCTTTATTTAATGACAAGATACGCATCTCAGGCGACATTGAATTGGGGCAAAGCGTAAAGAAACTATTTGACGAAATAGATATTGACTGGGAAGGGCACCTGGCTCACTTCACAGGTGATGTGGTGGCTCATCAAATTGGCTCTTTTGTACGTAAAGGACTGGAATTTAAAAATCAATTCAGCACCTCGATGCAACAAAACATCACCGAATTTCTTCAGGAAGAATTACGCATTTGTCCTTCAAGAAATGAACTGGAAGATTTTTTTGCCGAGGTTGATGAATTGGTGTTAAGTGTTGATCGCCTTCAAGCCCATATCAATAATTTAATGAGCGATGATGAAGGCAATTAA